The sequence below is a genomic window from Sphingobacterium sp. ML3W.
ATCCTATCCAAGCGTTCATAAGATATCGCATTCTTTCTATACCATAGGTCTCCTATATTGGATATATCATAATAACGATCCGGATTCTTTACCTTCAAGACAATCCTTTCAGGTCTTGGGATATAATTTGCCTTCTTTACCTTTGCCCAATTAAAAAGTATGGCACTATAAATAGAGACATTGTAAAAAGATGTTTTGATAAGCCCTGTTACACTATCTTCTTTAATAACCATAGGTTGAAAAGGAACTCCATTCTGATAGCCCGAAATCGAAACTCCTTCTTTCGCTTGTTGACTTCCACTCGGAGATTGTCCTTCCAAATCGCCTTTTCCAAAATCATTTTTCCATGGCAAGTCAATCTTACCAGTTTTATACAACCGTAGTATTTCTTCCTCGGTAATAACTTTATGCCCCGCAATAGCATGTACTTTACCTTGATACAAAAACACCACATGCGGAACCGTTTGGTGTGGAAACAGTTGCTTGAGATATGTATCTGAATGTATAACTGATAAATTCACGTTATTTTCCTTTAGAAATTCATTGTTTTCAAAAAACTTCTCCAAAGTGGCTTTATCCTGCCAAGCTACCGTAATAATCTGCAGTTTATCCTTCAATTTATCTTGCAGTTTTTGCAGCTTGGGCATAGTCTGTATAC
It includes:
- a CDS encoding TlpA family protein disulfide reductase, encoding MKHLKLIVLQICLLMLCSTSHAQTYQKVDLSKALKIGDTFIPPTTVKLMRGLDKTIDWEKLNDKVVILDFFDTSCGTCIQTMPKLQKLQDKLKDKLQIITVAWQDKATLEKFFENNEFLKENNVNLSVIHSDTYLKQLFPHQTVPHVVFLYQGKVHAIAGHKVITEEEILRLYKTGKIDLPWKNDFGKGDLEGQSPSGSQQAKEGVSISGYQNGVPFQPMVIKEDSVTGLIKTSFYNVSIYSAILFNWAKVKKANYIPRPERIVLKVKNPDRYYDISNIGDLWYRKNAISYERLDRIPRSDSAQSRLVLNDLHSFFGIRSYKEMQEMDCLILKACPIILYKGVLSERKMNFANSAVLAVMTDLGKKFPPVLDLVDSKEEIIIGSYSNLEELNAQLAAYGIEAVLGRGMQEVLVIEEVNE